The following are encoded in a window of Vespula pensylvanica isolate Volc-1 chromosome 2, ASM1446617v1, whole genome shotgun sequence genomic DNA:
- the LOC122638146 gene encoding sodium-independent sulfate anion transporter isoform X3 yields the protein MSVPRKDSISTEDAKRKKKKKNFSANSRKYLLILQWLPKYNQFQAISDVIAGITIGLTMIPQSIAYAALAGLTAQYGLYSSFLGGFIYLLLGTTKEVSIGPTSLMSLLTMEYTHDMPIDFVVLLTFLAGCVELTMGLLNLGFLVDFISIPVTSAFTSAAAIIIIVAQIQGLLGLRYKSYNIIDTMNKTFKNIEKVHLPDVALSFSCIVFLLLFRKLQDFGNKTGNKEITRTKKILWFLSIGRNALVVLITSIISFNLTLQESSPFTLSGKVKPGLPAVSVPPFLSQIGNRTYTFFDMCSHYGSGIFMIPIIAVLTNVAIAKVFASGNSLNAKQEMLTLGICNILGSFFSSMPTCGALTRSAVSAASGIQTPMAGLYTGILTLLALSFLTPYFYYIPRATLAAVLVSAVFFMIDLRIFKVLWKGSRKDAIAAIVTFVVCIVCNIEVGLLLGAALNIIFLLHPSARPNLSTIECKTDLGNEYLILKPDTGFYYPAVDFLSNKLETIATKYEEQVPLLVDCERFQGFDYTAIK from the exons ATGTCAGTGCCCAGGAAGGATTCCATCTCGACGGAAGATgccaaaaggaagaaaaaaaagaagaactttaGTGCAAActcgagaaaatatttgttgataCTGCAATGGCTTCCAAAGTACAATCAATTTCAAGCTATATCCGACGTTATAGCCGGTATTACGATAGGACTCACCATGATACCGCAGAGTATCGCTTACGCTGCACTGGCTGGATTAACTGCTCAG TACGGCCTTTACTCGTCGTTCCTCGGTGGTTTCATATATCTTCTACTCGGAACCACCAAAGAAGTCTCCATCGGTCCTACATCTTTGATGTCTCTCTTAACGATGGAATACACGCATGACATGCCGATAGACTTCGTTGTACTCCTTACATTCTTGGCTGGATGCGTAGAGTTAACAATGGGCTTGTTGAATTTAG GTTTTTTGGTGGACTTCATTTCCATCCCTGTTACGTCGGCATTCACTTCGGCAGCggcaattattataatcgttgCCCAGATTCAGGGTCTCTTAGGTCTGAGATACAAGTCGTACAACATAATCGATACCATgaataaaacgtttaaaaacATAGAGAAGGTTCATTTGCCCGACGTAGCACTCAGTTTTTCTTgcatagtttttcttttactcttcagG AAACTGCAAGACTTTGGAAACAAGACTGGGAACAAGGAAATtacgagaacgaaaaagattttGTGGTTTCTTTCTATTGGTCGCAATGCTCTTGTCGTCTTAATAACATcaattatatcgtttaatttgACATTGCAGGAATCTTCTCCATTTACTCTTTCAG GAAAAGTGAAACCTGGATTACCAGCTGTATCTGTACCACCGTTTTTATCCCAAATCGGAAATCGTACATACACATTTTTCGATATGTGCTCCCATTATGGATCTGGCATATTTATGATACCAATCATCGCTGTCTTGACAAACGTGGCGATTGCAAAAGTATTTG CAAGCGGTAACTCGTTAAACGCAAAGCAAGAAATGTTAACGCTCGGCATTTGTAATATACTTGGAAGTTTCTTTTCGTCAATGCCAACTTGCGGAGCATTGACAAGAAGTGCAGTAAGTGCTGCGAGCGGTATACAGACGCCTATGGCGGGATTGTATACAG gAATCTTAACATTGTTAGCTCTTAGCTTTCTAACGCCTTACTTTTACTATATACCACGTGCGACGCTCGCAGCGGTATTAGTAAGCGCCGTTTTCTTTATGATCGATTTACGAATATTCAAAGTTCTTTGGAAAGGATCCA GAAAAGATGCAATAGCAGCTATAGTGACGTTTGTAGTTTGTATAGTTTGTAACATTGAAGTAGGACTTCTCCTTGGTGCAGCgcttaatataatttttttacttcatcCATCGGCTAGACCAAATCTAAGTACCATTGAGTGCaag ACAGATTTGGGAAATGAATACCTGATACTTAAACCTGACACAGGATTTTATTATCCTGCAGTAGATTTTCTTTCCAACAAATTAGAGACAATAGCTACCAAATATGAGGAACAAGTACCGTTGCTCGTAGATTGTGAAAGATTTCAAGGCTTTGATTATACCGCTATAAAG TAA
- the LOC122638146 gene encoding sodium-independent sulfate anion transporter isoform X2, with product MSVPRKDSISTEDAKRKKKKKNFSANSRKYLLILQWLPKYNQFQAISDVIAGITIGLTMIPQSIAYAALAGLTAQYGLYSSFLGGFIYLLLGTTKEVSIGPTSLMSLLTMEYTHDMPIDFVVLLTFLAGCVELTMGLLNLGFLVDFISIPVTSAFTSAAAIIIIVAQIQGLLGLRYKSYNIIDTMNKTFKNIEKVHLPDVALSFSCIVFLLLFRKLQDFGNKTGNKEITRTKKILWFLSIGRNALVVLITSIISFNLTLQESSPFTLSGKVKPGLPAVSVPPFLSQIGNRTYTFFDMCSHYGSGIFMIPIIAVLTNVAIAKVFASGNSLNAKQEMLTLGICNILGSFFSSMPTCGALTRSAVSAASGIQTPMAGLYTGKDAIAAIVTFVVCIVCNIEVGLLLGAALNIIFLLHPSARPNLSTIECKTDLGNEYLILKPDTGFYYPAVDFLSNKLETIATKYEEQVPLLVDCERFQGFDYTAIKSMERLSKQLNTKTQRLWLLNVKPEVIKTISILADNKYFLFINDHKSIKSFVDEVKKNTDEQNLVDEENQLMKNTEKENLEMEGYEDSNGIFKKRNDDMKESDKVSLH from the exons ATGTCAGTGCCCAGGAAGGATTCCATCTCGACGGAAGATgccaaaaggaagaaaaaaaagaagaactttaGTGCAAActcgagaaaatatttgttgataCTGCAATGGCTTCCAAAGTACAATCAATTTCAAGCTATATCCGACGTTATAGCCGGTATTACGATAGGACTCACCATGATACCGCAGAGTATCGCTTACGCTGCACTGGCTGGATTAACTGCTCAG TACGGCCTTTACTCGTCGTTCCTCGGTGGTTTCATATATCTTCTACTCGGAACCACCAAAGAAGTCTCCATCGGTCCTACATCTTTGATGTCTCTCTTAACGATGGAATACACGCATGACATGCCGATAGACTTCGTTGTACTCCTTACATTCTTGGCTGGATGCGTAGAGTTAACAATGGGCTTGTTGAATTTAG GTTTTTTGGTGGACTTCATTTCCATCCCTGTTACGTCGGCATTCACTTCGGCAGCggcaattattataatcgttgCCCAGATTCAGGGTCTCTTAGGTCTGAGATACAAGTCGTACAACATAATCGATACCATgaataaaacgtttaaaaacATAGAGAAGGTTCATTTGCCCGACGTAGCACTCAGTTTTTCTTgcatagtttttcttttactcttcagG AAACTGCAAGACTTTGGAAACAAGACTGGGAACAAGGAAATtacgagaacgaaaaagattttGTGGTTTCTTTCTATTGGTCGCAATGCTCTTGTCGTCTTAATAACATcaattatatcgtttaatttgACATTGCAGGAATCTTCTCCATTTACTCTTTCAG GAAAAGTGAAACCTGGATTACCAGCTGTATCTGTACCACCGTTTTTATCCCAAATCGGAAATCGTACATACACATTTTTCGATATGTGCTCCCATTATGGATCTGGCATATTTATGATACCAATCATCGCTGTCTTGACAAACGTGGCGATTGCAAAAGTATTTG CAAGCGGTAACTCGTTAAACGCAAAGCAAGAAATGTTAACGCTCGGCATTTGTAATATACTTGGAAGTTTCTTTTCGTCAATGCCAACTTGCGGAGCATTGACAAGAAGTGCAGTAAGTGCTGCGAGCGGTATACAGACGCCTATGGCGGGATTGTATACAG GAAAAGATGCAATAGCAGCTATAGTGACGTTTGTAGTTTGTATAGTTTGTAACATTGAAGTAGGACTTCTCCTTGGTGCAGCgcttaatataatttttttacttcatcCATCGGCTAGACCAAATCTAAGTACCATTGAGTGCaag ACAGATTTGGGAAATGAATACCTGATACTTAAACCTGACACAGGATTTTATTATCCTGCAGTAGATTTTCTTTCCAACAAATTAGAGACAATAGCTACCAAATATGAGGAACAAGTACCGTTGCTCGTAGATTGTGAAAGATTTCAAGGCTTTGATTATACCGCTATAAAG AGTATGGAAAGATTATCGAAACAATTGAATACTAAAACGCAAAGATTATGGCTATTAAATGTTAAGCCAGAAGttataaaaactatttcaatattagcagacaataaatattttctttttatcaatgatcATAAAAGTATTAAGTCTTTTGTagatgaagtaaaaaaaaataccg ATGAACAAAATCTTGTGGACGAGGAAAATCAACTAATGAAAaatactgaaaaagaaaatctagaAATGGAAGGCTATGAAGATTCTaatggaatatttaaaaagagaaatgatgaTATGAAAGAATCTGATAAAGTGTCATTGCATTAA
- the LOC122638146 gene encoding sodium-independent sulfate anion transporter isoform X1 yields MSVPRKDSISTEDAKRKKKKKNFSANSRKYLLILQWLPKYNQFQAISDVIAGITIGLTMIPQSIAYAALAGLTAQYGLYSSFLGGFIYLLLGTTKEVSIGPTSLMSLLTMEYTHDMPIDFVVLLTFLAGCVELTMGLLNLGFLVDFISIPVTSAFTSAAAIIIIVAQIQGLLGLRYKSYNIIDTMNKTFKNIEKVHLPDVALSFSCIVFLLLFRKLQDFGNKTGNKEITRTKKILWFLSIGRNALVVLITSIISFNLTLQESSPFTLSGKVKPGLPAVSVPPFLSQIGNRTYTFFDMCSHYGSGIFMIPIIAVLTNVAIAKVFASGNSLNAKQEMLTLGICNILGSFFSSMPTCGALTRSAVSAASGIQTPMAGLYTGILTLLALSFLTPYFYYIPRATLAAVLVSAVFFMIDLRIFKVLWKGSRKDAIAAIVTFVVCIVCNIEVGLLLGAALNIIFLLHPSARPNLSTIECKTDLGNEYLILKPDTGFYYPAVDFLSNKLETIATKYEEQVPLLVDCERFQGFDYTAIKSMERLSKQLNTKTQRLWLLNVKPEVIKTISILADNKYFLFINDHKSIKSFVDEVKKNTDEQNLVDEENQLMKNTEKENLEMEGYEDSNGIFKKRNDDMKESDKVSLH; encoded by the exons ATGTCAGTGCCCAGGAAGGATTCCATCTCGACGGAAGATgccaaaaggaagaaaaaaaagaagaactttaGTGCAAActcgagaaaatatttgttgataCTGCAATGGCTTCCAAAGTACAATCAATTTCAAGCTATATCCGACGTTATAGCCGGTATTACGATAGGACTCACCATGATACCGCAGAGTATCGCTTACGCTGCACTGGCTGGATTAACTGCTCAG TACGGCCTTTACTCGTCGTTCCTCGGTGGTTTCATATATCTTCTACTCGGAACCACCAAAGAAGTCTCCATCGGTCCTACATCTTTGATGTCTCTCTTAACGATGGAATACACGCATGACATGCCGATAGACTTCGTTGTACTCCTTACATTCTTGGCTGGATGCGTAGAGTTAACAATGGGCTTGTTGAATTTAG GTTTTTTGGTGGACTTCATTTCCATCCCTGTTACGTCGGCATTCACTTCGGCAGCggcaattattataatcgttgCCCAGATTCAGGGTCTCTTAGGTCTGAGATACAAGTCGTACAACATAATCGATACCATgaataaaacgtttaaaaacATAGAGAAGGTTCATTTGCCCGACGTAGCACTCAGTTTTTCTTgcatagtttttcttttactcttcagG AAACTGCAAGACTTTGGAAACAAGACTGGGAACAAGGAAATtacgagaacgaaaaagattttGTGGTTTCTTTCTATTGGTCGCAATGCTCTTGTCGTCTTAATAACATcaattatatcgtttaatttgACATTGCAGGAATCTTCTCCATTTACTCTTTCAG GAAAAGTGAAACCTGGATTACCAGCTGTATCTGTACCACCGTTTTTATCCCAAATCGGAAATCGTACATACACATTTTTCGATATGTGCTCCCATTATGGATCTGGCATATTTATGATACCAATCATCGCTGTCTTGACAAACGTGGCGATTGCAAAAGTATTTG CAAGCGGTAACTCGTTAAACGCAAAGCAAGAAATGTTAACGCTCGGCATTTGTAATATACTTGGAAGTTTCTTTTCGTCAATGCCAACTTGCGGAGCATTGACAAGAAGTGCAGTAAGTGCTGCGAGCGGTATACAGACGCCTATGGCGGGATTGTATACAG gAATCTTAACATTGTTAGCTCTTAGCTTTCTAACGCCTTACTTTTACTATATACCACGTGCGACGCTCGCAGCGGTATTAGTAAGCGCCGTTTTCTTTATGATCGATTTACGAATATTCAAAGTTCTTTGGAAAGGATCCA GAAAAGATGCAATAGCAGCTATAGTGACGTTTGTAGTTTGTATAGTTTGTAACATTGAAGTAGGACTTCTCCTTGGTGCAGCgcttaatataatttttttacttcatcCATCGGCTAGACCAAATCTAAGTACCATTGAGTGCaag ACAGATTTGGGAAATGAATACCTGATACTTAAACCTGACACAGGATTTTATTATCCTGCAGTAGATTTTCTTTCCAACAAATTAGAGACAATAGCTACCAAATATGAGGAACAAGTACCGTTGCTCGTAGATTGTGAAAGATTTCAAGGCTTTGATTATACCGCTATAAAG AGTATGGAAAGATTATCGAAACAATTGAATACTAAAACGCAAAGATTATGGCTATTAAATGTTAAGCCAGAAGttataaaaactatttcaatattagcagacaataaatattttctttttatcaatgatcATAAAAGTATTAAGTCTTTTGTagatgaagtaaaaaaaaataccg ATGAACAAAATCTTGTGGACGAGGAAAATCAACTAATGAAAaatactgaaaaagaaaatctagaAATGGAAGGCTATGAAGATTCTaatggaatatttaaaaagagaaatgatgaTATGAAAGAATCTGATAAAGTGTCATTGCATTAA